Proteins encoded together in one Panthera uncia isolate 11264 chromosome A2, Puncia_PCG_1.0, whole genome shotgun sequence window:
- the FBXL12 gene encoding F-box/LRR-repeat protein 12, which produces MATLADLPDSVLLEIFSYLPVRDRIRISRVCHRWKRLVDDRWLWRHVDLTLYTMRPKVMWHLLRRYMASRLRSLRVGGYLFSGSQAPRLSPALMRALGQKCPNLKRLCLHVADLSMVPITSLPCTLRTLELHSCEISMAWLLKEQDPTVLPLLECIVLDRVPAFRDEHLQGLTRFRALRSLVLGGTYRVTETGLDAGLQELGYLQRLEVLGCTLSADSTLLAVSRHLRDVRKIRLTVRGLSAPGLSVLEGMPALESLCLLGPLITPEMPSPAEILSSCLAMPKLRVLELQGLGWEDQEAERILCKGLPHCMVIVRACPKESMDWWM; this is translated from the exons ATGGCGACTTTGGCGGACCTGCCGGACTCAGTCCTGTTAGAGATCTTCTCTTACCTCCCGGTCCGGGATCGAATTCGCATCTCCAG ggttTGTCACCGCTGGAAGAGGCTGGTGGACGACCGGTGGCTCTGGCGACACGTCGACCTGACTCTGTACACG ATGCGGCCTAAAGTCATGTGGCACCTCCTTCGCCGCTACATGGCATCTCGGCTCCGTTCCCTGCGGGTGGGCGGCTACCTGTTCTCAGGCTCCCAGGCCCCCCGGCTGTCCCCCGCCTTGATGAGGGCCCTGGGCCAGAAGTGCCCTAACCTGAAGCGTCTCTGCCTGCACGTGGCTGACCTGAGCATGGTGCCCATCACCAGCCTGCCCTGCACCCTGAGGACCCTGGAGCTGCACAGCTGCGAGATCTCCATGGCCTGGCTCCTCAAGGAGCAGGACCCCACCGTGCTGCCCTTGCTCGAGTGCATCGTGCTGGACCGGGTCCCTGCCTTCCGTGATGAGCACCTGCAGGGCCTGACGCGCTTCCGTGCCCTGCGGTCGCTGGTGCTGGGCGGTACCTACCGCGTGACCGAGACGGGGCTGGATGCGGGCCTCCAGGAGCTGGGCTACCTGCAGAGGCTGGAGGTGCTGGGCTGCACCCTCTCAGCTGACAGCACCCTCCTGGCCGTCAGTCGCCACCTCCGAGATGTGCGGAAGATCCGGCTGACCGTGAGGGGCCTCTCTGCCCCCGGCCTGTCCGTCTTGGAGGGCATGCCAGCCCTGGAGAGTCTGTGCTTGCTGGGCCCTCTCATCACCCCAGAAATGCCTTCCCCGGCTGAaatcctctcttcctgcctcgCCATGCCCAAGCTCAGGGTCCTTGAgctgcaggggctggggtgggaggatcAGGAGGCCGAGAGGATCCTGTGTAAGGGGCTGCCCCACTGTATGGTCATCGTCAGGGCCTGCCCCAAAGAGTCCATGGACTGGTGGATGTGA
- the UBL5 gene encoding ubiquitin-like protein 5 — MIEVVCNDRLGKKVRVKCNTDDTIGDLKKLIAAQTGTRWNKIVLKKWYTIFKDHVSLGDYEIHDGMNLELYYQ; from the exons ATGATCGAGGTTGTTTGCAACGACCGTCTTGGGAAGAAGGTCCGCGTTAAGTGCAA CACTGATGACACCATCGGGGACCTTAAGAAGCTAATCGCAGCCCAAACTGGCACCCGTTGGAACAAGATCGTCCTGAAGAAGTG GTACACGATTTTTAAGGACCATGTGTCCCTGGGGGACT ATGAAATCCACGATGGGATGAACCTGGAGCTTTATTACCAATAG